The following coding sequences lie in one Sulfuricurvum sp. genomic window:
- the purM gene encoding phosphoribosylformylglycinamidine cyclo-ligase: MSQISYKDAGVDIDAGNSFVENIKPLVKSTAIPGVLGGIGSFAGAFELPTGYREPVMLAATDGVGTKLKLAIDSGIHNTVGIDLVAMCVNDLICNFGTPSFFLDYYATGKLDVSAATAVVSGIAEGCRQAECALIGGETAEMPGMYHSDDYDLAGFAVGIGEKSELDRSDKVHAGDVLIALPSSGLHSNGFSLARKVLFEKMGMKFEDEFEGKPLIETLLTPTRIYVKTFKALKTKIQALAHITGGGIVENFPRVLPEGLRAVITESSIRVLPIFELIGQHVERSEMFRAFNMGVGMILVVKEADVADVLASTDGYIIGHLEEGPREAVLV, from the coding sequence ATGAGTCAAATCAGCTATAAAGATGCCGGTGTCGATATCGATGCAGGTAACAGTTTTGTCGAAAATATCAAACCACTCGTTAAATCGACGGCTATCCCCGGCGTATTAGGCGGAATCGGATCATTTGCGGGAGCGTTTGAACTCCCTACAGGCTACCGTGAACCGGTTATGCTTGCCGCAACAGACGGTGTAGGCACTAAGCTCAAACTTGCCATCGACTCAGGTATCCATAATACTGTTGGTATCGATTTGGTCGCGATGTGCGTTAACGATCTCATCTGTAATTTTGGAACCCCTTCATTTTTCCTCGATTATTATGCAACCGGCAAGCTCGATGTATCTGCCGCTACAGCCGTAGTTAGCGGTATTGCTGAAGGATGCCGTCAGGCTGAATGTGCCCTCATCGGCGGTGAGACGGCAGAAATGCCTGGAATGTATCACTCCGATGATTACGATTTGGCAGGATTTGCCGTCGGTATCGGAGAAAAAAGTGAACTTGACCGCAGTGATAAAGTGCATGCAGGGGATGTCCTCATCGCTCTACCAAGTTCCGGCTTGCATTCAAACGGATTCTCATTGGCCCGTAAAGTATTGTTTGAAAAAATGGGGATGAAGTTTGAAGATGAATTCGAAGGAAAACCACTCATCGAAACCCTTCTCACTCCGACACGTATTTATGTCAAAACGTTTAAAGCACTCAAAACTAAAATTCAAGCATTGGCACACATCACCGGCGGAGGAATCGTAGAAAATTTCCCTCGCGTACTACCGGAAGGGTTGCGTGCCGTTATCACCGAATCTTCAATCCGCGTATTACCGATTTTTGAACTTATCGGCCAGCACGTCGAACGCTCAGAAATGTTCCGTGCGTTCAATATGGGTGTCGGGATGATCCTCGTTGTCAAAGAAGCAGATGTAGCAGATGTACTAGCATCTACAGACGGCTATATTATCGGTCACCTCGAAGAAGGTCCACGTGAAGCGGTACTCGTCTAA
- the dapF gene encoding diaminopimelate epimerase — protein sequence MLQIAKYCASGNDFVIFHAFQGADRSGLARTLCDRQNGIGADGLIVILPHEQHDFEWEFYNADGSTASMCGNGSRACAHYAHRFGLAGEKMEFLTGAGVIKAAVEGDMVQSDLTPPLVINDAISEYEMTWWLLDTGVPHLVTFDAHMDNFDIAMARELRYKYNANVNIAHVESNGAIRVRTYERGVEDETLACGTGMAACFYRASIEGMVADNARVFPKSGETLYLGLDEGTITFKGEVKGVFETIWRN from the coding sequence ATGCTTCAAATTGCCAAATATTGTGCAAGCGGCAACGATTTTGTCATCTTTCATGCTTTCCAGGGCGCGGATCGATCCGGACTTGCCCGAACGCTGTGTGACCGCCAAAACGGTATCGGAGCAGATGGATTGATTGTCATTCTTCCGCATGAACAGCATGATTTTGAATGGGAATTTTACAACGCCGATGGTTCTACCGCTTCGATGTGCGGAAACGGAAGCCGCGCATGTGCCCATTATGCGCATCGTTTCGGTTTGGCAGGTGAAAAAATGGAATTTTTGACGGGTGCTGGCGTTATCAAAGCTGCCGTTGAGGGGGATATGGTTCAAAGCGACTTGACTCCGCCGCTTGTTATCAATGACGCTATCTCAGAGTATGAGATGACGTGGTGGCTTCTCGATACAGGTGTTCCTCATCTTGTAACATTCGATGCCCACATGGATAACTTTGATATTGCGATGGCGAGAGAGCTTCGTTATAAATACAATGCCAATGTCAATATCGCTCATGTCGAGAGCAATGGGGCTATTCGTGTCCGTACCTATGAGCGCGGTGTAGAAGATGAGACGTTAGCGTGCGGAACAGGGATGGCTGCGTGTTTCTATCGCGCTTCAATCGAGGGGATGGTTGCGGATAATGCTCGTGTGTTTCCTAAAAGCGGAGAGACACTTTATCTGGGACTTGATGAGGGGACGATAACGTTCAAAGGGGAAGTTAAAGGGGTTTTTGAAACCATTTGGAGAAATTAA
- the coaE gene encoding dephospho-CoA kinase (Dephospho-CoA kinase (CoaE) performs the final step in coenzyme A biosynthesis.) yields the protein MAFEYAIALTGGIATGKSTVASLLGLNGLRIIDADTIAHRILDENSFWVAERFGGDFVKNGKVDRPALGKIVFADPEAKKELETFLHPKIRAAIEEQSEKQDRLKYPYLIDIPLFFETLSYPIQNSVVVYTPKALQLERFMKRNGFSEEESLRRIESQMDIEEKKARATWVIDNSSNLKHLQSECEHFVETIKALYPAPKV from the coding sequence ATGGCATTTGAATATGCCATTGCACTCACGGGAGGGATCGCAACAGGTAAAAGTACGGTTGCATCTTTGCTGGGTCTAAACGGTTTGCGTATTATCGATGCCGATACTATTGCACATCGTATTTTGGATGAAAACAGCTTTTGGGTAGCCGAACGGTTTGGTGGTGACTTTGTCAAAAACGGAAAAGTAGACCGTCCTGCATTGGGCAAAATAGTTTTTGCCGATCCGGAAGCCAAAAAAGAGCTTGAAACTTTTTTACATCCTAAGATACGGGCAGCTATTGAAGAGCAAAGTGAGAAACAAGACCGTCTTAAATATCCCTATTTGATCGATATTCCCCTTTTTTTCGAGACATTATCCTATCCGATACAAAATTCTGTCGTTGTTTACACCCCTAAAGCATTGCAACTGGAGCGTTTTATGAAGCGAAACGGTTTTTCGGAAGAGGAGTCTCTTCGACGTATCGAGAGCCAAATGGATATAGAGGAGAAAAAAGCCCGTGCGACATGGGTGATCGATAACTCCTCCAATTTAAAACACCTTCAGAGTGAGTGTGAACACTTTGTCGAAACAATTAAAGCTCTCTATCCCGCTCCTAAGGTATAA
- a CDS encoding menaquinone biosynthesis family protein: MKKMVIAHSPDADDIFMYYAIKFGWVGDSNIQFDNIALDIETLNVEALNGTYDISAISFGLYPHIRNDYALLRTAVSFGQGYGPKLIRKKDTVLKKRFKVALSGKYTTNALLFRIAYPDAKIVYMNFLEIEQAVLDGVVDAGVLIHESILGYDESLEVERELWDVWCELSGGELPLPLGGMAIRRSLPLTSAIMYENLLTKAVQIARDHKSNLSKMLMERSLVRIDAPTLEKYLELYANDESITLNETQYKAIELLFELGHKHGFFDAQINPKDFMIPLEYTELRYS; this comes from the coding sequence GTGAAAAAAATGGTGATAGCCCACTCTCCGGATGCAGATGACATTTTTATGTATTATGCAATCAAGTTTGGTTGGGTCGGGGATAGCAATATTCAGTTCGATAACATTGCATTGGATATTGAAACGCTAAATGTCGAAGCCCTAAACGGGACATACGATATCAGTGCCATAAGTTTCGGTCTATACCCTCATATCCGGAATGATTATGCCCTATTGCGAACGGCAGTGAGTTTCGGACAAGGTTACGGTCCTAAATTGATTCGTAAAAAAGATACCGTTCTTAAAAAACGGTTCAAAGTGGCGCTCAGCGGTAAATACACCACAAATGCATTACTGTTTCGTATCGCGTATCCGGATGCTAAAATAGTCTATATGAATTTTTTAGAGATTGAGCAAGCAGTTTTGGACGGAGTAGTGGATGCCGGTGTGTTGATCCATGAATCGATATTAGGGTATGACGAATCACTTGAAGTGGAACGGGAGCTGTGGGATGTATGGTGCGAGCTCTCCGGCGGCGAACTTCCGCTTCCTCTCGGTGGAATGGCAATCCGCCGTTCCTTGCCGCTGACATCCGCCATTATGTATGAAAATCTTTTAACCAAAGCGGTTCAGATCGCGAGAGACCATAAATCGAATCTTTCTAAAATGCTTATGGAGCGATCATTGGTCCGCATCGATGCACCGACATTGGAAAAATATTTAGAGTTGTATGCAAACGATGAATCGATTACGTTGAACGAAACTCAATACAAAGCCATTGAACTTTTGTTTGAACTGGGGCATAAGCATGGCTTCTTTGATGCTCAAATTAATCCAAAAGACTTTATGATTCCTCTTGAATATACAGAATTGAGGTACAGTTAG
- a CDS encoding UDP-N-acetylmuramate dehydrogenase — protein MNTKTIDFSKFSSIRIGPIVDVALIENDGVPEGHFIVGSANNLLVSPTPPPLMILSKQYDFIRLEEDGLHIGAATPGGRVVSFCKKHDIAHFEYLSKLPGTLGGMLKMNAGLKEYEIFNHLIAIRTQSGWKQKGEIEYGYRKTSINEVVFEAVFEAQKGYSVERYEMFAQMRSNQPNDPSAGSCFKNPPNDYAGRLIEAVGLKGKRVGAMAFSDVHANFLVNTGGGTYADALSLIEEAKIRVKAQFNIDLQCEVVIMDGKNLTKK, from the coding sequence ATGAATACAAAAACCATCGATTTTTCCAAATTTAGTTCGATTCGGATCGGTCCGATTGTCGATGTGGCCCTAATTGAAAACGATGGTGTACCGGAGGGGCATTTTATCGTCGGAAGTGCTAATAATCTCCTAGTCTCTCCTACTCCTCCGCCATTAATGATTCTTTCCAAGCAATATGATTTTATCCGACTCGAAGAAGACGGGCTCCATATCGGTGCCGCCACACCGGGAGGGCGGGTGGTTTCCTTCTGTAAAAAGCACGACATCGCCCACTTTGAATATTTATCAAAGCTCCCCGGAACCCTCGGCGGAATGCTCAAGATGAATGCTGGGCTGAAAGAGTATGAAATCTTTAACCACCTCATTGCTATTCGTACCCAAAGCGGTTGGAAACAAAAAGGGGAGATTGAATACGGCTATCGTAAAACGTCAATCAATGAAGTGGTTTTTGAAGCCGTATTCGAAGCGCAAAAAGGGTATTCGGTTGAGCGGTACGAAATGTTTGCACAGATGCGCTCGAACCAGCCGAATGACCCGAGTGCGGGAAGTTGTTTTAAAAACCCGCCGAATGATTATGCAGGACGGCTTATTGAAGCGGTCGGATTAAAAGGAAAACGCGTCGGTGCAATGGCGTTTAGTGACGTACATGCTAATTTCCTCGTCAATACCGGCGGAGGGACGTATGCGGATGCATTAAGTCTTATAGAAGAAGCCAAAATTCGTGTAAAAGCACAGTTTAATATCGATCTGCAATGTGAAGTTGTAATCATGGACGGCAAAAACTTGACGAAAAAATAA
- a CDS encoding heme-binding domain-containing protein, translating to MKVKTIAIAAIAIAVGIQFIPYGKDHTNPPVMSEPQWDSPRTQELFNRACAACHSNETKYPWYSNVAPVSWLLARDVDEGREHFNVSMWGIQKKNEGKDAAKEVREGDMPPWFFLPTHPEARLSSTEKQELISGLEKTFGKEGKEGAEEGEEK from the coding sequence ATGAAGGTAAAAACCATTGCAATCGCTGCAATAGCAATCGCTGTAGGAATACAGTTTATCCCATATGGCAAAGATCATACTAACCCCCCTGTTATGAGCGAACCGCAGTGGGATTCGCCGCGGACACAAGAGCTCTTCAACCGTGCATGTGCCGCCTGCCACTCCAATGAGACCAAATATCCTTGGTACAGTAATGTCGCCCCTGTATCATGGCTCTTGGCGCGTGATGTCGATGAAGGCCGTGAACATTTCAATGTCTCAATGTGGGGAATTCAAAAGAAAAATGAAGGTAAAGATGCCGCCAAAGAGGTACGTGAAGGGGATATGCCACCATGGTTTTTCCTCCCTACGCACCCTGAAGCCAGACTCAGCAGTACTGAGAAACAAGAGCTAATCAGCGGTTTGGAAAAAACATTCGGTAAAGAGGGAAAAGAAGGTGCTGAAGAGGGAGAAGAAAAATAA
- the ccoG gene encoding cytochrome c oxidase accessory protein CcoG, whose protein sequence is MSEVVSPQGKEYLSGWTPWRIRRYWFYGLITIFALAVPWIRVGGNHLFLLSFDKLKLHLMFIQFDMQELYLMPFLLMILFIGIFGITVLGGRVFCGWMCPQTIFRVVYRDLIETKLLGLRKRIKNKQQEPDYSKFENKIKRVVGILLWTGLAFIAAADLMWYFVPPEDFLAYIQNPMDHTVLVGSILGIVAFLVYDVIFLQENFCVYVCPYSRIQSVLYDEDTVMAIYNPNRGGDIYNENKEKLFTKQKDLLSINPKAECTTCESCVTVCPTHIDIRKGLQLECINCLECVDACTEVMGKLGKPSLVEWSSEKETLFMKGKTHYFRPKIIGYMAILIIVSVILGMMGSKKEYMLLNINKENRLYSINKTDDGKVRVDNAYTFLVQNTLNEDHDYYFDVIAPAGMEGKIKIGEPEKPFKVKPGIVKKKVVVLYTDEMLVKDDRKDTVIPITIRAYATDAKDKVVVTRQSTFTFPREDLVEEVEKNKGED, encoded by the coding sequence ATGAGTGAAGTAGTAAGTCCTCAAGGAAAAGAGTATCTGTCAGGGTGGACACCGTGGCGAATTAGACGGTATTGGTTTTACGGACTGATTACGATTTTCGCTCTAGCGGTACCATGGATAAGAGTGGGTGGAAATCATCTCTTTTTGTTGAGCTTTGATAAACTTAAACTCCATTTGATGTTTATTCAATTTGATATGCAAGAGCTCTATTTGATGCCGTTTTTGCTGATGATACTCTTCATCGGTATTTTCGGTATTACCGTTTTGGGCGGACGGGTATTTTGCGGATGGATGTGTCCACAGACTATTTTCCGTGTCGTTTACCGTGATCTTATTGAAACAAAACTCTTAGGACTTCGTAAACGGATCAAAAATAAACAACAAGAGCCGGATTACTCTAAATTTGAGAATAAAATCAAACGCGTGGTCGGTATTTTGTTATGGACCGGATTGGCGTTTATTGCAGCGGCAGATTTGATGTGGTACTTTGTTCCGCCGGAAGATTTCTTGGCATATATTCAAAATCCGATGGATCATACCGTACTTGTCGGGTCGATTCTTGGAATCGTTGCCTTTTTGGTGTATGACGTTATTTTCTTACAAGAGAATTTTTGTGTCTATGTATGTCCTTACTCCCGTATTCAATCGGTATTGTACGATGAAGATACCGTAATGGCGATCTATAATCCAAACCGCGGCGGAGACATTTATAATGAAAATAAAGAGAAATTATTCACCAAACAAAAAGATTTATTATCAATTAATCCAAAAGCCGAATGTACTACATGTGAAAGCTGTGTAACGGTATGTCCGACCCATATCGATATCCGTAAAGGGCTTCAGCTTGAGTGTATCAATTGTTTGGAATGTGTTGATGCATGTACTGAAGTCATGGGTAAACTCGGAAAACCGAGCCTCGTTGAATGGTCGAGTGAAAAAGAGACACTCTTTATGAAAGGGAAAACTCATTATTTCCGTCCGAAAATTATAGGGTATATGGCAATCTTAATCATTGTCAGCGTTATTTTGGGGATGATGGGAAGCAAAAAAGAGTACATGCTCCTTAATATCAACAAAGAAAACCGTTTGTATTCAATTAATAAAACAGACGATGGAAAAGTACGTGTTGATAATGCCTATACGTTCTTGGTACAAAATACGTTGAATGAAGATCATGATTATTATTTTGATGTAATTGCTCCTGCCGGAATGGAAGGTAAAATCAAAATCGGTGAGCCTGAAAAACCGTTCAAAGTGAAACCGGGTATTGTTAAGAAAAAAGTGGTTGTTCTATATACCGATGAGATGTTAGTTAAAGATGACCGTAAAGATACGGTTATACCGATTACAATTCGTGCATATGCAACGGATGCAAAAGACAAAGTGGTTGTCACTCGCCAATCGACCTTTACTTTCCCGCGAGAAGATCTTGTGGAAGAAGTAGAAAAAAATAAAGGAGAAGACTAA
- the recA gene encoding recombinase RecA: MDPNKLKSLELAMKQIDKTFGKGTLMRLGDKEIEPINSISTGSIGLDLALGIGGVPEGRVIEIYGPESSGKTTLSLQITAECQKNGGICAFIDAEHALDIGYAKNLGVDVENLLVSQPDYGEQALDIVETIVRSGAVDLIVIDSVAALTPKVEIEGEMNDQQVGVQARLMSKALRKLTGIMHKMNCTIIFINQIRMKIGTMGYGSPETTTGGNALKFYASVRIDVRKIATLKQGESQIGNRVKAKVIKNKVAPPFRQAEFDIMFGEGISKEGELVDYGVKLDIIDKSGAWFSFEDVKLGQGRENVKQKFKDEPELARKVEEKIKSAMGVSGIIAMDESEMSEVDE, encoded by the coding sequence ATGGATCCAAACAAACTTAAATCGCTTGAACTCGCGATGAAACAAATCGATAAAACCTTTGGAAAAGGGACGTTGATGCGTTTGGGCGACAAAGAGATCGAGCCGATCAATTCAATCAGTACCGGTTCTATCGGTCTGGATTTAGCACTCGGCATCGGCGGAGTACCCGAAGGGCGTGTTATCGAAATCTATGGCCCTGAGAGTTCAGGAAAAACAACTCTTAGTTTACAGATCACAGCCGAATGTCAAAAAAACGGCGGAATTTGTGCCTTTATTGATGCCGAACATGCACTTGATATCGGATATGCAAAAAATCTCGGTGTTGATGTAGAAAACCTGTTGGTTTCCCAACCCGACTACGGCGAGCAAGCGCTTGATATCGTAGAAACCATCGTCAGAAGCGGTGCCGTTGATCTGATCGTTATTGACTCTGTTGCGGCATTGACACCGAAAGTGGAGATCGAAGGGGAGATGAACGACCAGCAAGTCGGTGTTCAAGCGCGTCTGATGTCTAAAGCATTGCGTAAACTCACCGGTATCATGCACAAGATGAACTGTACCATTATCTTCATCAATCAAATCCGAATGAAAATCGGAACGATGGGATACGGTTCACCGGAGACGACAACCGGTGGGAATGCGCTAAAATTCTATGCATCCGTCCGTATCGATGTGCGTAAAATTGCTACATTGAAACAAGGTGAAAGCCAAATCGGTAACCGTGTCAAAGCAAAAGTAATTAAAAATAAAGTGGCACCGCCGTTTCGTCAAGCAGAATTTGATATCATGTTCGGTGAAGGTATCTCCAAAGAAGGAGAACTTGTCGACTACGGTGTCAAATTGGATATCATTGATAAAAGCGGTGCATGGTTCAGTTTTGAAGATGTGAAACTGGGTCAAGGACGTGAAAACGTGAAACAAAAATTTAAAGATGAGCCGGAATTGGCTCGTAAAGTCGAAGAAAAAATTAAATCGGCGATGGGTGTCAGCGGCATCATCGCAATGGATGAATCTGAAATGAGTGAGGTAGACGAATGA
- a CDS encoding phosphoribosylaminoimidazole synthetase yields MCAEKIQRFLMAIVLTIAMVLFATGNLQWGVIIQTFVIVMIVAWALTDFCPSLWFFKKVFGKCPQKD; encoded by the coding sequence ATGTGTGCTGAAAAAATTCAACGTTTTTTGATGGCAATCGTCTTGACAATCGCGATGGTATTGTTTGCAACCGGGAATTTGCAGTGGGGTGTCATTATTCAAACGTTTGTTATCGTCATGATCGTGGCATGGGCATTGACTGATTTCTGCCCTTCATTATGGTTTTTCAAAAAAGTTTTTGGCAAATGCCCCCAAAAAGATTAA
- the prfA gene encoding peptide chain release factor 1, translating into MLSDKLTPFINRYNELTELLSSPDIGNDIKRMTDLSKEQSSIQAIVTKATEYKKLLDDIEENKALAFDAELGELAKEELRSLEPMVAPLEEEIKKLLIPADPNDKRNIYIELRAGTGGDEAAIFVGDLFNAYVRYADVKGWKIELMSSSPSDAGGYKEIIALIKGEQVYSRLKYEAGTHRVQRVPATESQGRVHTSAITVAVMPEVDDVEVTINENDLKIDVMRSSGSGGQSVNTTDSAVRITHIPTGIVVTNQDEKSQHKNKDKAMKILKARIYEMQIEEAKVKEMSERKEQVGTGDRSGRIRTYNYPQNRISDHRINLTLYRLDEIMQGGLMDDIIEPLIADAQAQIMERAGL; encoded by the coding sequence ATGTTATCCGACAAACTCACCCCTTTTATCAACCGTTACAACGAATTGACCGAACTGCTTAGTTCTCCTGATATCGGCAATGACATCAAACGGATGACCGACCTCTCTAAAGAGCAATCTTCCATCCAAGCGATTGTAACCAAAGCAACCGAGTATAAAAAACTTCTCGATGATATCGAAGAGAACAAAGCTCTTGCGTTCGATGCTGAACTCGGTGAGCTTGCAAAAGAGGAACTTCGCAGTCTTGAACCGATGGTTGCACCGCTCGAAGAAGAGATCAAAAAACTTCTCATCCCCGCCGATCCGAATGATAAACGCAATATCTATATCGAATTACGAGCAGGAACAGGTGGAGATGAAGCAGCTATCTTTGTCGGTGATTTGTTTAACGCTTATGTCCGCTATGCGGATGTTAAAGGGTGGAAAATCGAGTTAATGAGTTCCAGCCCATCCGATGCCGGAGGATACAAAGAGATCATTGCCCTCATCAAAGGAGAGCAGGTTTACTCACGTCTCAAATATGAAGCTGGAACCCACCGCGTACAGCGTGTCCCTGCAACCGAGTCTCAAGGGCGTGTTCACACTTCCGCCATCACTGTTGCCGTAATGCCGGAAGTCGATGACGTCGAAGTCACGATCAATGAGAATGATCTGAAAATCGACGTTATGCGTTCCTCCGGATCAGGTGGGCAAAGTGTCAATACGACCGATTCCGCAGTTCGTATTACCCATATTCCTACCGGTATCGTCGTCACCAACCAAGATGAAAAATCCCAGCATAAAAACAAAGATAAAGCGATGAAAATTCTCAAAGCGCGTATCTATGAAATGCAGATCGAAGAGGCAAAAGTAAAAGAAATGTCTGAGCGTAAAGAGCAAGTAGGAACCGGAGACCGTTCAGGCCGTATCCGAACCTACAACTATCCGCAAAACCGTATCTCGGACCACCGTATCAATCTCACCTTGTACCGTCTCGATGAGATTATGCAGGGGGGATTGATGGATGATATTATCGAGCCGTTGATCGCCGATGCTCAGGCACAAATAATGGAAAGAGCAGGCTTATAA
- the fliQ gene encoding flagellar biosynthesis protein FliQ: MQEDLIGLGIETFKIALILALPALLVGMFLGLAVSIFQATTQINEMTLSFIPKVIGIVIVIILTMPWMMNEMQDFTIRMFNMIPTFTQ, translated from the coding sequence ATGCAAGAAGATTTGATCGGGCTGGGGATCGAGACATTTAAAATAGCGTTGATTTTAGCGCTTCCGGCATTGCTTGTCGGGATGTTTTTAGGGCTTGCGGTCAGTATTTTTCAAGCCACGACTCAGATCAACGAAATGACGCTGAGTTTTATTCCCAAAGTTATCGGAATTGTTATCGTCATTATTCTAACGATGCCGTGGATGATGAATGAGATGCAGGATTTCACGATCCGTATGTTTAATATGATACCTACCTTTACTCAGTAA
- a CDS encoding spermidine synthase, producing MKTFIYPEMMVHVPMCTHKNPTFVLLATENSDLFGEELGRYRDIHSVVVESGNLLESLRNVADKTLDVAMIDTLSSDSAVLAHINRILKDDALMVIKHPDLDDVSANTNLMQILGNYFKIIMPYHLEDGSTLLLCSKEYHPTADLILQRSDLLEGHQYYNCDIHVAAFAMPQYVRKNYLGIIRN from the coding sequence ATGAAAACATTTATTTATCCCGAAATGATGGTACACGTCCCTATGTGTACGCATAAAAATCCTACTTTCGTTTTGTTAGCAACGGAGAATAGTGATCTGTTTGGAGAAGAGCTTGGCCGTTATCGTGATATTCATTCAGTAGTTGTGGAAAGCGGCAATTTGCTTGAATCGTTACGAAACGTAGCAGACAAAACGCTTGACGTCGCTATGATCGATACCCTAAGCAGCGATAGTGCCGTATTGGCACATATAAACCGTATTTTAAAAGATGACGCTCTTATGGTTATAAAGCATCCTGATTTGGATGATGTAAGTGCAAATACAAATCTGATGCAGATTTTAGGAAATTATTTCAAAATCATTATGCCGTATCACCTAGAAGACGGTTCTACTCTCTTGTTGTGTTCAAAAGAGTATCACCCGACGGCAGATTTGATTTTGCAACGCAGCGATTTACTGGAAGGGCATCAATACTATAATTGTGACATTCATGTTGCCGCATTTGCGATGCCGCAATATGTTCGTAAAAATTATTTGGGGATTATCCGTAACTAA
- the rpsT gene encoding 30S ribosomal protein S20, with the protein MANHKSALKRIRQTEKRTERNRFYRTRIKNIVKAVRTAVDAGNKEEAQAALVIANANLHKYVSKGVLKKETAARKVSRLHLAVNAIAA; encoded by the coding sequence ATGGCAAACCATAAGTCAGCATTGAAACGTATCCGTCAGACGGAAAAGCGTACTGAACGCAACCGATTCTATCGCACACGTATTAAAAACATCGTTAAAGCAGTTCGCACTGCAGTAGATGCAGGAAACAAAGAAGAAGCGCAAGCTGCTCTTGTCATTGCTAACGCCAACTTACACAAATATGTTAGCAAAGGTGTCTTGAAAAAAGAGACTGCTGCACGTAAAGTAAGCCGTCTTCACCTCGCTGTTAACGCAATCGCAGCCTAA